The Brassica oleracea var. oleracea cultivar TO1000 chromosome C7, BOL, whole genome shotgun sequence sequence AACATTTCGAGATTACATTTGTAGTCTAACAGTAGAAGAAAGAAAATGACAAAAAAAAGAAAAGAAAAAAGAGAGTAAAATATACCAATTTCATGTTGTATTTTTGCATAGTCTTGGCGTATTCAGTCTTCTTGGTCTCAGCCTTGGCTACATAAGGAGCTTTATCCTGTTTCATTCCAATTTTGAAATTTTTTTTTTTTAAAAAAAAACAGATCTAAAAATTTCAATTGAAATTCGATTCGATAAACAACGAGACTCACTTCAGCAGTCATTGATTTCCATTTGGCTCCAGCAGCTTTACCAACCTAAAATGATTCAAAAAAAAAAACTAAGTAAGAATCATATGGTAAAAGTAGTGATTGTAGATCTCCAGATTAAGCACTACTACTTACAGCTCCAACGGATTTGTTGTCAGGGTTAGCTAGATTGAACTCCTTTCGGAATCCCTCCCTGAATCGAATTAATTAGCAAAACCTCCCTAATCAATCGCGAGAACCAATTGCGAGAGAGACTTACAGGAAGACGAAGAAAGCACTTGGAGGCCTCTTAGGCTTGTTCGGATCCTTCACCTTCTTCCCTGCTTTCTTCCCTCTCGTCTTCAATCTGTGTGAC is a genomic window containing:
- the LOC106306601 gene encoding high mobility group B protein 4-like, whose translation is MKGGESKAQAKSTDERLKTRGKKAGKKVKDPNKPKRPPSAFFVFLEGFRKEFNLANPDNKSVGAVGKAAGAKWKSMTAEDKAPYVAKAETKKTEYAKTMQKYNMKLANGTSTAGDDDSDKSKSEVNDEEDAASDEEEDDD